From one Phocaeicola salanitronis DSM 18170 genomic stretch:
- a CDS encoding amidohydrolase family protein → MNAQSFIKHLMTDSKSLYKYFVEAQPVSLEDVKMSLMLAERESDVHVPDHHYRLGVEKTFENISHLGELFTVGLSEMADEYLSWENNTVYVNAERQNQWQLLLPYMPPLIMVSARIWKERPPCGMSTVEYISNYIIPNLRFTAIPSPHIRQLEELREREHGLCDLHMHLNGTLETDTTWQDFLLHPDRVYMELKVAADTGKVKEQYLQLSPYIKPLAFRRLLQVARVLRSVLCESLVSGEHGIGEELTLSVLLKQLSIADKKEPDSHHPMAYLVGKDCNPICMEAMLYVMVLEHLCRNNADDYTASLFHYYLLILGHTNKMLVQQPDSFGFEEFQKYTMNGFREHSEKEYRRRFLQIAGNKLGNIRLLEGRFSPKDSLLKSEGLIDRITIGWRELGRQRQNQGLGDGIKLELKLVAHLIKRPDTKPDEYVRHKWLRREIMHKATILAQLKKRNDNYSKMLVGIDAAASEFDAPPEVFAPAYRYLREHGYKHFTYHAGEDFFHVLSGLRAIYEAIIFLDLKRGDRIGHASATGIPIELWRDNIGEKMLIRQGEYLDDLLFAYHLIEHSNNQHLNNRLPYLELTINNFSYEVYGEHIPLRLLIESWLYRYKNPEADYNGTSVKSYRDIPLKYFLFYHWKETRDRYDKIIEIETFGAFAKDELVELQLMLLEYMFHHEIVIETLPTSNVVIGVHRDYTTYHLYNWLEWRKQGKLVPPIVVGTDDAGIFATNIYNEYCNIYCQFVYAKRMSTKEAIAYIEELHHNSRLYAFVTE, encoded by the coding sequence ATGAATGCACAATCATTCATAAAGCATTTGATGACAGACAGCAAATCGTTGTACAAATACTTCGTGGAGGCGCAACCCGTTTCCCTTGAGGATGTGAAGATGAGCCTTATGCTTGCGGAACGCGAGTCAGATGTCCATGTCCCGGATCACCATTATAGATTAGGGGTGGAAAAAACATTTGAGAATATAAGCCATCTGGGCGAATTGTTCACGGTCGGATTGTCTGAAATGGCCGACGAATATCTGTCATGGGAAAATAATACGGTTTATGTCAATGCCGAAAGGCAAAACCAATGGCAACTGCTTCTTCCTTATATGCCACCATTGATCATGGTTTCAGCAAGAATATGGAAAGAACGCCCGCCATGCGGTATGTCCACTGTTGAATATATTTCAAACTACATTATTCCCAATTTGCGCTTCACGGCCATACCATCGCCCCATATACGGCAGTTGGAAGAGCTGAGGGAAAGGGAGCATGGCCTATGCGACCTGCACATGCACTTGAACGGAACGTTGGAAACCGATACAACATGGCAGGATTTCCTGCTGCACCCCGACAGGGTATATATGGAATTGAAAGTGGCAGCCGACACGGGAAAAGTGAAGGAACAATACCTACAGTTGTCGCCTTATATCAAGCCACTGGCCTTCCGCAGGCTGCTGCAAGTGGCACGTGTCTTGAGGTCGGTGCTATGTGAGAGCTTGGTGTCAGGTGAACATGGCATAGGCGAAGAATTGACGTTGAGTGTTCTGCTGAAACAGTTGTCCATTGCCGACAAAAAGGAGCCGGATTCACACCACCCAATGGCCTATTTAGTTGGGAAAGACTGTAATCCTATATGTATGGAAGCCATGCTATATGTGATGGTGCTTGAACACCTTTGCCGCAACAATGCCGATGACTATACGGCTTCTCTGTTCCACTATTACTTGCTTATTTTAGGGCATACCAACAAGATGCTTGTACAGCAACCTGACAGTTTCGGGTTCGAGGAATTCCAGAAGTACACCATGAACGGGTTCCGTGAACACAGCGAGAAAGAATACAGGCGGAGATTTCTACAGATAGCAGGTAACAAATTGGGAAACATACGCTTGCTTGAAGGGCGGTTCTCCCCCAAGGACTCATTGCTGAAATCTGAAGGCCTGATAGACCGGATCACTATAGGCTGGAGAGAGCTTGGCAGGCAGCGGCAGAACCAAGGTCTTGGCGACGGCATAAAACTGGAACTTAAATTGGTTGCCCACCTTATCAAGCGGCCGGACACAAAACCGGACGAATATGTACGGCACAAATGGTTGCGGAGAGAAATCATGCACAAGGCAACCATCTTGGCACAACTAAAGAAGAGGAATGACAATTACTCTAAAATGCTTGTCGGTATAGACGCTGCGGCAAGCGAGTTTGATGCCCCACCCGAAGTGTTCGCACCGGCATACAGGTATCTTCGCGAACATGGATACAAACACTTCACGTACCATGCCGGGGAGGATTTCTTTCACGTATTGAGCGGTTTGAGAGCCATTTACGAAGCCATTATATTCCTGGACCTAAAACGCGGCGACAGGATAGGCCATGCCTCCGCCACAGGCATACCCATTGAATTGTGGCGTGACAACATAGGAGAAAAGATGCTCATCAGGCAGGGTGAGTATCTTGACGATTTACTATTTGCATACCACCTGATAGAACATTCTAACAATCAACATTTAAACAACCGCCTTCCCTATCTTGAATTGACGATAAACAATTTCTCTTATGAGGTATATGGTGAACATATCCCACTGAGGTTGTTAATTGAGTCTTGGCTATATCGGTATAAAAATCCTGAAGCGGATTACAATGGTACATCCGTAAAATCCTACCGGGATATTCCGCTGAAATATTTTCTCTTCTACCATTGGAAAGAGACAAGGGATAGATATGATAAAATCATCGAAATAGAAACATTCGGGGCTTTCGCGAAAGATGAACTTGTTGAACTTCAATTAATGCTGCTGGAATATATGTTCCACCATGAAATTGTAATTGAAACATTGCCGACAAGTAATGTGGTTATCGGCGTACATAGGGATTACACGACTTACCATTTGTATAATTGGTTGGAATGGAGGAAGCAAGGGAAACTTGTTCCACCTATCGTGGTTGGTACAGACGATGCAGGAATATTCGCCACGAATATTTACAACGAATATTGCAACATTTATTGCCAATTTGTGTATGCAAAAAGAATGAGCACAAAAGAGGCCATTGCATATATAGAAGAATTGCATCATAATTCCCGCTTATATGCTTTCGTCACGGAATGA
- a CDS encoding DEAD/DEAH box helicase produces MKNYSCILRDYQTGTMQRVLDAWRQHPFVMVQMPTGTGKTHLLASLVNEELRTKNEESCVWIVAHRRELVEQIETTVARYSISKEYGKVKVLSIQWLSRHWEDVDDERPSLIVIDEAHHALAKTYQELWLRYPEAKKLGMTATPCRLNRKGFTDLFDTLITSDSIADFIRQGWLSPFDYVSIRPDSEDQKLIDGLEKRGADGDFQVKEMDTVLNKRPSIERLYESVRQYADGKKGIIYAISISHARNIAEYYKGHGMNAVAIDSKTPAKERKRLVEDFRQGGIQVLVNVDVFSEGFDCPDVEFVQLARPTLSLSKYLQQVGRGLRKTVGKESCMIIDNVGLYRLFGLPTAYRDWQAMFEGRLAGKGYPAANARNVSYMAAGQVKDETLNADGLLETIVSHGQLMDYLQNGSSLFDNNASQAETLTPYKDRQSGLWGLKMGQTITAKAQYRTVFDVKDNCAAVRFEDNRVGITDGNGNIRMKLNRYRYMKFLPDDIVAVTDNTGHTFYIDLKTAKLYNGKPEVLKYGRIEMLRVGMVYYSRTKNVYKSPLGINSFDLVPRGFYLRIYTSLTDNCKFRHIDSEDAFLHQDCVCILANDEEEYYGFCGELADGSIVITDGKGNYHHAMDGKEKQYIACEHPKTQDEDFDVAVSRLKAEAEARAAKMKADHQREKEKKQQMRLAKIQDAVPFQSGLKWGLRAGSRVIVPPIYRSIQNPVGNYCVVETNPRQWGIIRLDGKVVVEARYTNVEISNGGTARLTVFPGITKTVNLK; encoded by the coding sequence ATGAAAAACTATTCCTGCATTCTCCGCGATTACCAAACGGGCACCATGCAACGTGTCCTTGACGCATGGCGTCAACACCCGTTCGTGATGGTACAGATGCCCACCGGCACTGGCAAAACACACCTGCTGGCCTCCCTCGTGAATGAAGAATTAAGAACGAAGAATGAAGAATCATGTGTTTGGATTGTCGCTCATCGTCGTGAACTTGTAGAGCAAATAGAAACGACCGTCGCACGATACAGCATATCCAAAGAGTATGGAAAGGTGAAAGTGTTGTCCATACAATGGCTGTCAAGGCATTGGGAGGACGTGGATGATGAAAGGCCGAGCCTGATTGTGATAGACGAAGCCCATCATGCATTGGCGAAAACCTACCAGGAACTGTGGCTACGCTATCCTGAAGCGAAGAAATTAGGTATGACCGCCACGCCTTGCCGACTGAACCGCAAGGGGTTCACGGACTTGTTTGACACGCTCATCACATCGGACAGCATAGCGGACTTCATCCGTCAAGGGTGGCTTTCGCCTTTTGATTATGTATCCATACGTCCAGACAGTGAAGACCAAAAGCTAATAGACGGTTTGGAAAAACGTGGGGCGGACGGAGATTTCCAAGTAAAGGAGATGGATACCGTGCTGAACAAACGGCCAAGCATCGAGAGACTGTATGAAAGCGTAAGACAATACGCCGACGGAAAGAAAGGCATAATCTATGCAATAAGTATCAGCCACGCACGGAATATCGCGGAATATTACAAGGGACACGGAATGAACGCCGTCGCCATAGACAGCAAGACACCTGCAAAAGAGCGAAAACGACTTGTAGAGGATTTCCGGCAAGGCGGAATACAGGTACTGGTCAACGTGGATGTGTTCAGCGAGGGGTTCGATTGCCCGGACGTGGAGTTCGTGCAATTGGCACGCCCTACCCTCTCGCTTTCCAAGTACCTGCAGCAGGTGGGACGCGGACTACGAAAAACGGTGGGAAAGGAAAGCTGCATGATTATCGACAACGTGGGGCTTTACCGCCTGTTCGGCCTGCCGACTGCCTATCGTGACTGGCAGGCGATGTTCGAAGGACGGCTGGCCGGAAAAGGCTATCCCGCCGCAAACGCAAGAAATGTTTCCTATATGGCTGCCGGACAAGTGAAAGACGAGACATTGAATGCGGACGGCTTGCTGGAGACGATTGTATCGCACGGACAGTTGATGGATTACCTGCAAAACGGTTCTTCCCTGTTTGATAATAACGCTTCGCAAGCGGAAACTCTGACACCATATAAAGACCGTCAAAGCGGGCTTTGGGGATTGAAAATGGGACAGACTATCACCGCCAAAGCGCAATACCGCACCGTATTTGACGTGAAAGACAATTGTGCTGCCGTGAGGTTCGAAGACAACCGGGTCGGCATCACGGATGGGAACGGGAACATACGGATGAAGCTCAACCGGTATCGGTACATGAAATTCCTGCCGGACGACATTGTTGCCGTGACGGACAATACCGGACATACATTTTACATTGATTTGAAAACAGCCAAACTGTATAACGGGAAACCGGAAGTGCTGAAATACGGGAGGATTGAGATGCTGAGGGTCGGAATGGTGTATTATAGCCGCACCAAGAATGTCTATAAGAGTCCGTTGGGAATAAACAGTTTTGACTTGGTGCCACGTGGCTTCTATTTGCGGATTTATACCAGTCTGACCGACAACTGTAAGTTCAGACACATAGACAGCGAGGATGCTTTCCTTCATCAGGATTGTGTGTGCATCCTGGCGAATGACGAAGAAGAATACTATGGATTCTGCGGCGAACTTGCAGACGGCAGCATCGTGATTACGGACGGAAAGGGAAATTACCACCATGCCATGGACGGCAAGGAGAAGCAATACATCGCCTGCGAGCACCCAAAAACACAAGACGAGGATTTTGATGTGGCGGTGTCACGACTGAAAGCGGAAGCCGAGGCGAGAGCCGCTAAGATGAAAGCGGACCATCAACGGGAAAAAGAAAAGAAACAGCAGATGCGACTGGCTAAAATACAAGATGCCGTTCCGTTCCAATCGGGATTGAAATGGGGGTTGAGAGCAGGCAGCCGCGTCATCGTGCCGCCCATTTACCGTAGCATACAGAACCCCGTGGGCAACTATTGTGTCGTGGAAACCAATCCCCGTCAATGGGGCATCATCAGGCTGGATGGCAAGGTGGTGGTAGAGGCACGGTACACGAATGTGGAGATAAGCAATGGCGGGACAGCCCGGTTGACCGTCTTCCCTGGCATAACAAAGACGGTGAATTTAAAATAG
- a CDS encoding M23 family metallopeptidase has translation MKKSWLLLTLSFCCLSLQAQFHTIAYSKPLYKMQGVAEPTETKCLPGDGEADKLVSFTSIAGKQPDEMRSHWIGCYMSVSYPLKKIIVTSPFGRRKDPFTGKRSNHKGLDLRANSEEVYAMMPGEVIKVSSDKRSGNYIVLRHGDYTVSYCHLSKTLAKKGAQVLPGEVVAISGNTGRSTGPHLHITAKYGKKHIDPAILLQLIKETREEALARLAIG, from the coding sequence ATGAAAAAGTCATGGCTATTACTCACTTTATCATTCTGTTGCTTGTCCTTACAAGCACAGTTCCATACCATTGCATATAGCAAGCCACTGTACAAAATGCAGGGAGTGGCCGAGCCTACAGAAACAAAATGCCTCCCCGGAGATGGAGAAGCAGACAAACTTGTTTCCTTTACTTCGATTGCAGGGAAACAGCCAGATGAAATGCGGAGCCATTGGATAGGCTGTTATATGAGCGTGTCTTACCCTTTGAAGAAAATCATAGTCACTTCACCTTTTGGAAGGCGCAAAGATCCTTTTACAGGCAAACGTAGCAACCACAAAGGGTTGGACTTGCGGGCAAACAGCGAGGAGGTCTATGCCATGATGCCTGGCGAGGTCATAAAAGTATCTTCTGATAAGCGTTCTGGCAATTACATTGTCCTCCGTCACGGTGACTACACTGTCAGCTATTGCCATCTTTCAAAGACATTGGCAAAGAAAGGCGCACAGGTCTTACCAGGAGAAGTAGTGGCTATCAGTGGCAACACGGGGCGTAGTACCGGTCCGCACTTGCACATCACCGCCAAATACGGCAAGAAGCACATTGACCCGGCCATCTTGCTTCAGTTGATTAAGGAAACCCGTGAAGAAGCATTGGCACGTCTGGCAATCGGCTGA
- a CDS encoding Fic family protein, protein MSIKSRLTEEVQPDYVVLTLPIGKPHQESPIKKDLMRALILDFCKEPKNFLEIMNLLNLKDRVNFKRVYISPLIAEGLLSMTDPDSPTSRNQMYVATKTEKS, encoded by the coding sequence GTGTCTATAAAGTCAAGGCTGACCGAGGAAGTGCAACCCGACTATGTGGTGTTGACGTTACCCATCGGCAAGCCCCATCAAGAAAGCCCCATCAAGAAGGACTTGATGAGAGCGTTAATATTGGATTTCTGCAAAGAGCCCAAAAACTTTTTGGAAATAATGAATTTGCTCAATTTGAAAGACAGGGTAAACTTCAAGCGAGTGTATATTTCTCCCTTGATTGCGGAAGGTTTGCTGTCAATGACAGACCCCGACAGCCCAACCAGCAGAAACCAAATGTATGTGGCAACCAAGACTGAAAAGTCCTAA
- a CDS encoding DUF4099 domain-containing protein, with protein sequence MNRYKFSEEEVPYGTLEQFGLTREMVGDLPVDVLQAILSGRRSPVLPIRADDSEGNTIHARTRFSLVRREDGTADVLFYPVLVESRLERFSDEQKQRLLEGKAVIAPMHGDNATPVQAFHQIDSGTKQILSVPTPVIGRNLQIIADEFHLSTAEINCLQVGEPLTVAEGDDLMTIGIDLNEPTGILVCVGDGVQWKQEAKREWDKYNFGCFGCWVADGEGGLDYVHEDDYTEEMWNELKRSSQRRMQNANTPKM encoded by the coding sequence ATGAACAGATACAAATTCTCGGAAGAGGAAGTACCCTACGGTACTCTCGAACAATTCGGGCTGACAAGGGAGATGGTTGGTGACCTGCCGGTGGATGTACTGCAAGCCATCCTTTCAGGCCGCCGCTCACCCGTTTTGCCCATCCGTGCGGATGATTCGGAAGGCAACACCATCCATGCAAGAACTCGCTTCTCGTTGGTGCGGCGTGAGGACGGCACAGCCGACGTGCTGTTTTACCCAGTACTGGTAGAAAGCCGCCTAGAGCGGTTCAGTGATGAACAAAAACAACGCCTGTTGGAAGGAAAGGCGGTCATCGCACCGATGCATGGCGACAATGCTACCCCTGTACAGGCATTCCACCAGATAGATTCCGGCACGAAGCAAATCCTTTCCGTTCCCACACCCGTCATCGGACGCAACCTGCAAATCATAGCTGATGAATTCCATCTTTCTACAGCGGAAATCAACTGCCTGCAAGTGGGTGAACCGCTAACCGTGGCTGAGGGCGACGACCTGATGACCATCGGCATTGACCTGAACGAGCCGACCGGCATCTTGGTATGTGTGGGTGACGGCGTACAATGGAAACAGGAAGCGAAACGCGAGTGGGACAAGTATAACTTCGGCTGTTTCGGCTGCTGGGTGGCAGACGGCGAAGGCGGACTTGACTATGTGCATGAGGACGACTACACCGAAGAAATGTGGAACGAGTTGAAGCGGAGCAGCCAGCGCAGGATGCAGAACGCCAACACTCCCAAAATGTAA